A genome region from Hevea brasiliensis isolate MT/VB/25A 57/8 chromosome 7, ASM3005281v1, whole genome shotgun sequence includes the following:
- the LOC110666445 gene encoding uncharacterized protein LOC110666445 — translation MGSDRRWMYARLKDGLLTSEFIEGIEQFITFAKQHPEWMDGDKLKCPCNHRKCQNRNYADENTIRLHLMKHGFVPYYYKWILHGEPRTSNIDSENINVMIAESDQEVDNSTSNTYEQLVMDAAGPDFFQDVMDEPPNPSAQKLYDMLQAVNQEVWPGCESHSQLSVVARMLNIKAEHHLSERCFDDICQLMKEVLPDENLMAENFYSTKKLVQALGLPVEKIHCCTNGCMLYWAEDSELTNCKFCDHPRFKRHSRGSSNFQTNVPHKKMYYFPLT, via the coding sequence TAACATTTGCTAAGCAACATCCAGAGTGGATGGATGGGGATAAACTGAAGTGTCCATGTAATCATCGAAAGTGTCAGAATCGTAATTATGCTGATGAGAATACAATTCGGTTACATTTGATGAAGCATGGATTCGTGCCATATTATTATAAATGGATTCTACATGGGGAACCCCGCACAAGTAATATTGATAGTGAAAACATAAATGTTATGATAGCGGAGTCtgatcaagaggttgataatagcaCAAGCAATACCTATGAGCAATTGGTAATGGATGCAGCAGGTCCTGATTTCTTTCAGGATGTAATGGATGAGCCTCCAAATCCATCAGCTCAAAAATTGTATGACATGTTACAAGCTGTTAATCAAGAGGTGTGGCCAGGTTGTGAAAGCCATTCGCAGCTCTCAGTTGTTGCAAGGATGTTGAacatcaaggcagaacatcatttGTCAGAAAGGTGTTTTGATGACATTTGTCAACTTATGAAAGAGGTGTTACCGGATGAAAATTTAATGGCTGAAAACTTTTACAGTACAAAGAAGTTGGTCCAAGCATTGGGCCTACCTGTTGAGAAGATTCATTGTTGTACTAATGGATGTATGTTATATTGGGCTGAAGATAGTGAGTTAACGAATTGCAAATTTTGTGACCATCCACGGTTCAAGCGACATAGTCGAGGCTCTTCTAATTTTCAAACCAATGTGCCACATAAGAAAATGTACTACTTTCCTCTCACATAG